The following are from one region of the Ananas comosus cultivar F153 linkage group 20, ASM154086v1, whole genome shotgun sequence genome:
- the LOC109725328 gene encoding pentatricopeptide repeat-containing protein At3g63370, chloroplastic-like, translating into MSLFHTQNNSNKTLFSMALSLLPHTTHIQHLSSTSTSLTNPPTNLSPPSQNPNFLTPPTDVYKPRTLKQAFLSLSNSCPQTPPSQQDYSSILELCASQKAHFQGLQIHTHIIKSSSLYDDGFLATKLLFMYGKCGLIYEAQHLFDEMPHRTIFAWNALIGGYASNGQFCNAIKLYKRMRVLEVVPDACTFASVLKACAAVGDLYCGAEIHGSAVKYGLDSITFVANALVGMYAKCGLFDSAMRLFDRLRDGKDVVSWNSIISACVQNGQFLRALILFRDMLKAGIMMNSYTAVGVLQACAELSLVKFGMEIHASLVKHKQDFEIYESNALVVMYSKCGRMDDAIKAFEEMGERDNVSWNSMLSGYVQNGFYDEAIQFFYEVLDFGFIPDQVSIISIASSLGRLGKLRSGKEVHAYAIKQGFDSDLQVGNTLMDMYTKCCIVNYTIRVFNKMPDKDYISWTTIIAAYAQNSRYFDALELFRDVQEKGMKADAMMIGSILQACSGLRSLPLLRQIHCYATRHGLLDLVLENTIIDAYGECGRADHSFRVFERIENKDIVTWTSMITCYTCNGFLKEALAIFVKMEEANVEPDSVALVSILAAVSGLSSLTKGQEIHTFLIRRNFNLDGSLINSLADMYAQCGDIEDSYKIFNEVECIDLVLWTTMINAAGMHGRGKEAVDLFVSMQNMGVIPDHVTFLALLNACSHSGLIDEGKLFFEMMTNQYKLDPWPEHYACMVDLLGRSGNIDEAYEFIKSMPIEPTSAIWCALLGACRIYKNHELGEIAAGKLIELEPENPGNYVLISNVFAAMGKWKDAKEVRTRMNMRCLRKDPACSWIEVGDKVHIFTARDNSHENSAEIYSKLAEIMQQLEKEGGYAEDTSFVLHDMEEEEKIKMLQGHSERLAIAFGLIHTSEGSIIRITKNLRVCGDCHEFTKLVSKFSGREIIVRDANRFHHFKDGSCSCRDFW; encoded by the coding sequence ATGAGCTTATTTCACACACAAAACAACAGTAACAAAACACTCTTCTCTATGGCCCTATCACTACTACCTCACACAACACACATACAACACCTCTCTTCCACCTCCACCTCTCTCACAAACCCTCCCACCAATCTCTCTCCACCctctcaaaaccctaactttcTCACTCCTCCCACAGATGTCTACAAGCCAAGAACCCTAAAACAGgccttcctttctctctctaactcaTGCCCTCAAACCCCACCTTCCCAACAGGACTACTCATCCATTTTAGAGCTCTGTGCTTCCCAAAAAGCACATTTTCAAGGGTTACAGATTCATACCCACATCATAAAATCTAGTTCTCTTTATGATGATGGGTTCCTTGCGACGAAACTCTTGTTCATGTATGGGAAGTGTGGGCTTATATACGAAGCCCAGCATCTGTTTGACGAAATGCCTCACAGAACGATTTTCGCGTGGAATGCTCTTATCGGCGGTTATGCTTCTAATGGGCAGTTTTGTAATGCCATCAAGCTTTATAAGCGCATGCGGGTCTTGGAAGTCGTGCCCGACGCTTGCACTTTTGCTTCTGTACTTAAGGCGTGCGCTGCGGTCGGAGATTTGTATTGTGGGGCCGAGATTCATGGCTCGGCTGTTAAGTATGGGCTTGATTCTATTACCTTCGTGGCGAATGCACTTGTTGGTATGTATGCAAAGTGCGGCCTGTTTGATTCGGCGATGCGGTTGTTTGATCGGTTGCGCGATGGTAAAGATGTTGTTTCGTGGAATTCTATCATATCGGCTTGCGTGCAGAATGGGCAGTTTTTAAGGGCTTTGATTTTGTTTAGGGACATGCTAAAAGCTGGTATCATGATGAATTCTTATACTGCTGTCGGTGTGCTTCAAGCGTGTGCGGAACTGTCTCTTGTTAAATTTGGTATGGAGATCCATGCATCGCTCGTGAAGCATAAACAAGACTTCGAAATTTATGAAAGCAATGCATTAGTTGTCATGTACTCTAAATGTGGTAGGATGGATGATGCCATTAAGGCATTTGAAGAAATGGGTGAGAGAGATAATGTATCGTGGAATTCAATGCTCTCTGGTTACGTCCAAAATGGATTTTACGATGAAGCTATTCAGTTTTTCTATGAAGTGCTCGATTTTGGGTTTATACCAGATCAAGTTTCAATTATAAGTATCGCTTCTTCATTGGGTCGTTTAGGGAAATTAAGGAGTGGTAAGGAGGTTCATGCTTATGCTATAAAACAAGGGTTTGATTCGGATTTGCAGGTCGGAAACACGCTAATGGACATGTACACAAAGTGTTGCATCGTAAATTACACTATTCGTGTATTCAACAAAATGCCCGATAAAGATTACATATCTTGGACTACAATAATAGCAGCTTATGCTCAGAACTCTCGCTATTTTGACGCACTGGAATTGTTTAGGGATGTACAGGAAAAGGGAATGAAGGCCGATGCAATGATGATTGGTAGCATATTACAAGCTTGTAGTGGTTTGAGAAGCCTTCCCCTGTTAAGACAAATACATTGTTATGCTACAAGACATGGGTTACTTGATTTAGTACTCGAGAACACAATTATAGATGCATACGGAGAGTGCGGGCGGGCCGATCATTCTTTTCGTGTTTTTGAGAGGATAGAGAATAAAGACATTGTGACGTGGACTAGTATGATCACTTGTTATACATGCAATGGCTTTTTAAAGGAAGCTCTTGCGATTTTTGTAAAAATGGAAGAAGCCAACGTTGAACCGGATTCTGTGGCGCTGGTGAGTATTCTTGCTGCTGTTTCTGGTTTGTCGTCATTAACGAAAGGGCAAGAAATTCATACTTTTCTTATCAGAAGGAATTTCAACTTGGATGGAAGTTTAATCAATTCTTTAGCGGACATGTATGCGCAATGTGGAGATATAGAAGATTCGTATAAAATATTCAATGAAGTTGAATGTATAGATTTGGTTCTTTGGACAACAATGATCAATGCTGCCGGGATGCACGGTCGAGGAAAGGAAGCTGTCGATCTGTTTGTAAGTATGCAAAATATGGGTGTAATCCCAGATCACGTGACCTTTTTAGCCCTTCTTAATGCATGTAGCCACTCTGGACTAATTGATGAGGGTAAGTTATTCTTCGAAATGATGACGAATCAATATAAATTAGATCCATGGCCTGAGCATTATGCTTGCATGGTTGATCTTCTTGGTCGATCAGGTAATATAGATGAAGCTTATGAATTCATAAAATCTATGCCCATAGAACCTACATCTGCCATATGGTGTGCGCTCCTTGGAGCTTGTCGAATTTACAAAAATCATGAGCTCGGGGAAATTGCAGCAGGGAAGCTTATAGAGTTGGAGCCAGAAAATCCGGGAAATTACGTGCTTATATCAAATGTTTTTGCTGCAATGGGTAAGTGGAAAGATGCGAAGGAAGTTAGAACAAGAATGAACATGAGATGCTTGAGGAAAGACCCAGCATGTAGTTGGATTGAGGTTGGCGACAAAGTGCATATTTTTACAGCGAGAGACAATTCTCATGAAAATTCAGCTGAGATTTATTCGAAGTTGGCCGAAATCATGCAGCAATTGGAAAAGGAAGGTGGGTACGCTGAGGATACTAGTTTTGTTCTGCATGAcatggaagaagaagagaagataaAGATGTTGCAGGGGCATAGTGAGAGGCTCGCAATCGCATTTGGTTTGATTCATACATCAGAGGGATCAATTATCAGAATAACTAAAAACCTTAGAGTGTGTGGTGATTGTCATGAGTTCACGAAGCTTGTGTCTAAGTTTTCTGGGCGGGAGATCATTGTTAGGGATGCGAATAGGTTTCATCATTTCAAAGATGGGTCTTGTTCTTGTAGAGATTTTTGGTGA
- the LOC109725329 gene encoding heavy metal-associated isoprenylated plant protein 47-like, whose translation MKQKIVIKVQMRCEKCRVKAMSVVASIHGIDSVALEGEDRDHLVMEGDGVDPVKLTNKLRKKVGNADIVKIEEIKKDDKKKNESKGESSEPKMEYSQWYPQYNPVIVYDLETNSNPNICSIM comes from the exons ATGAAG CAAAAGATTGTTATCAAGGTGCAGATGAGGTGCGAAAAATGCCGGGTGAAAGCAATGTCGGTAGTCGCGTCAATACATG GGATCGATTCAGTCGCGTTAGAAGGCGAGGATAGGGATCACTTGGTAATGGAAGGAGATGGTGTAGATCCAGTTAAGTTGACAAATAAGTTGAGAAAGAAGGTAGGAAATGCAGATATAGTCAAAATAGAGGAGATTAAGAAGGATgataagaagaaaaatgaatCAAAGGGTGAATCAAGTGAGCCAAAAATGGAGTACTCGCAATGGTACCCTCAATATAATCCTGTTATTGTGTATGACTTAGAAacaaattcgaatccgaatatTTGCTCGATTATGTAA